One genomic window of Corynebacterium sp. sy039 includes the following:
- a CDS encoding bifunctional [glutamine synthetase] adenylyltransferase/[glutamine synthetase]-adenylyl-L-tyrosine phosphorylase, with product MTHPRTSRKALPTPASLSLTGAHAKEDLERLGWLNEQSTELLWALSGAADANLALNNLIRLMDALQEDEAATGGYKQLDEAMCTDIALRVRLIALLGASSVLGDHLVANPTEWKFLAEDIPSAAEMLSTLLGCVGAVPAFDSSCSSEQHGDVQVADHQVVGQEQQGNMPQDTACSQRTTVGTYRAALGGVEAEITLKKVYRSLLMRIAAHDLAGTYPENDKRLGQPHVPFSVISRSLTDLADAALSAALSVAVRNTYGEQSLNAQLCVIAMGKSGARELNYISDVDVVFVAEPADSKTTRLASEFIRIGCRSFFEVDAALRPEGKRGALVRTLESHIAYYKRWAHTWEFQALLKARPMTGSMNLGKRYQEALSPMVWNASQRESFVDDVQAMRGRVLDNVPKNLKDRELKLGEGGLRDVEFAVQLLQMVHGRSDESLRTPATIDALAALIKGGYIGREDGAELINSYEFLRLLEHRLQLQKVKRTHTLPEHDDQKNWRWLAHAAGYRGHEQYSSVDKLDTDLKKVRSTIAQLHNRLFYRPLLNSVVNFSTDAIKLSEQAAKLQLAALGYKYADRAFEHLKALASGKSRKAKIQAMLLPTLMDWLSDTADPDAGLLNYRKLSDAAHDRIWFLRMLRDEGIVGQRLMKILGNSPYTSDLLISAPDVVKQLGDGAAGPKLLERRSTNPAASLIKAASRHKDPDKAISVARALRRVELARISSADILGMLSVQEVCLDLSYIWDAVLEAALTAEIADSLNKGEVETQPASISIIGMGRLGGAELGYGSDADVMFVCDPCEGVEENDAVRWAITICDRLRTRLAKPSGDPPLEVDLGLRPEGRSGAVVRTLESYDQYYQRWGEIWEIQALLRATWIAGDKELGQRFLHMIDKYRYPEQGATEKVIREVRRMKARVDNERLPRGADRNTHTKLGRGALTDIEWTVQLLTLMHAHQYEQLHNTSTLEVLDVIKEKEIISAQQVDILKQAWLTATKARNAIVLVRGKRTDQIPKPGAQLVAVAGAAGWDPHNSQEFVENYLKVTRRARQVVDQVFWGEMISEHE from the coding sequence GTGACACATCCACGTACCAGCAGAAAAGCACTACCTACCCCAGCTAGTTTGAGTCTCACTGGTGCCCATGCCAAAGAAGACCTAGAACGCCTAGGGTGGCTCAATGAACAATCCACAGAACTTTTGTGGGCGCTTAGTGGTGCTGCCGACGCTAATCTGGCATTAAATAACCTCATTCGTCTTATGGATGCACTTCAAGAAGATGAGGCTGCAACAGGTGGCTATAAGCAATTAGATGAAGCTATGTGTACTGATATAGCATTGCGAGTGCGTTTGATTGCATTGTTAGGTGCGTCTTCAGTGCTTGGCGATCATTTGGTTGCTAATCCTACTGAGTGGAAATTTCTTGCAGAAGATATACCTAGTGCAGCAGAAATGCTCAGTACCCTTTTAGGGTGTGTAGGTGCTGTTCCTGCTTTTGATTCGAGCTGTTCGAGTGAGCAACATGGTGATGTTCAGGTAGCAGACCATCAGGTAGTAGGCCAAGAACAACAGGGAAATATGCCACAAGATACAGCCTGTTCTCAGCGCACAACTGTTGGTACTTACCGTGCTGCTTTAGGTGGGGTTGAAGCAGAAATAACCTTAAAAAAGGTGTATCGCAGTTTACTTATGCGCATTGCAGCACATGATTTAGCAGGAACTTATCCAGAAAATGATAAACGCCTAGGTCAGCCTCACGTTCCCTTTAGCGTGATTAGTAGATCGCTCACAGATTTGGCTGATGCTGCACTAAGTGCTGCACTTAGCGTAGCAGTACGCAATACCTATGGAGAACAATCACTTAATGCGCAACTTTGCGTTATTGCGATGGGTAAAAGTGGTGCTCGGGAGCTCAACTATATTTCTGATGTAGATGTGGTCTTTGTCGCCGAGCCTGCAGACTCAAAAACCACCCGCTTGGCTAGTGAGTTTATTCGTATTGGATGTCGATCCTTTTTTGAGGTAGACGCAGCGTTACGTCCGGAAGGAAAGCGTGGCGCATTGGTTCGTACCCTAGAATCACATATTGCTTATTACAAGCGGTGGGCGCATACATGGGAATTCCAAGCACTACTAAAAGCTCGTCCTATGACGGGCAGTATGAACCTGGGCAAACGTTATCAAGAAGCATTGTCGCCAATGGTATGGAATGCGAGCCAACGAGAATCTTTTGTCGACGATGTGCAAGCGATGCGTGGACGTGTCCTTGACAATGTGCCGAAAAACCTTAAAGACAGAGAACTTAAACTCGGTGAAGGTGGCTTGCGCGATGTTGAGTTCGCTGTGCAACTTTTGCAGATGGTGCATGGGCGTAGCGATGAGTCTTTGCGTACACCTGCCACCATTGACGCATTAGCGGCCTTGATAAAAGGAGGCTATATTGGGCGTGAAGATGGTGCAGAACTGATTAACTCTTATGAGTTTTTGCGCCTATTGGAGCACCGACTCCAGTTGCAAAAAGTTAAACGAACCCATACTTTGCCAGAACACGATGACCAAAAAAACTGGCGCTGGCTCGCTCATGCTGCAGGTTATCGTGGGCATGAACAGTATTCAAGCGTTGATAAACTAGATACGGATCTCAAAAAAGTACGCTCTACCATTGCCCAATTGCATAATCGCTTATTCTATCGACCACTGTTGAACTCGGTGGTGAACTTTTCTACAGACGCGATCAAACTTTCTGAACAAGCCGCAAAACTACAACTTGCTGCACTGGGCTATAAATATGCCGATCGTGCTTTTGAGCACCTTAAAGCCTTAGCCTCAGGGAAGAGTCGTAAAGCAAAAATTCAAGCAATGCTCTTGCCAACGCTTATGGATTGGTTATCCGATACAGCTGATCCTGATGCTGGTTTGCTCAACTACCGTAAGCTCTCCGACGCAGCTCATGACCGTATTTGGTTCCTGAGAATGTTGCGTGATGAGGGGATTGTCGGGCAGCGTTTGATGAAGATTCTTGGCAACTCGCCCTATACCTCTGATCTGCTCATCTCTGCACCTGATGTGGTCAAGCAACTTGGTGACGGGGCAGCAGGACCCAAGCTACTAGAACGGCGAAGCACGAATCCAGCAGCATCATTGATCAAAGCAGCAAGTAGACATAAAGACCCTGATAAAGCTATTTCAGTAGCGCGTGCCCTCAGGCGAGTGGAATTAGCTCGCATATCGTCGGCAGATATTTTGGGAATGTTAAGCGTACAAGAAGTATGCCTTGATTTGTCATATATCTGGGATGCCGTATTAGAAGCAGCATTAACTGCAGAAATTGCAGACTCACTGAATAAAGGGGAAGTGGAAACGCAACCTGCGTCGATAAGCATCATTGGTATGGGGAGATTGGGAGGCGCAGAACTAGGGTATGGTTCTGATGCCGATGTGATGTTTGTGTGCGACCCCTGTGAAGGAGTCGAAGAAAATGATGCAGTACGCTGGGCAATCACAATTTGTGATCGGCTACGAACACGTTTAGCGAAACCATCAGGTGACCCACCACTAGAAGTAGATTTAGGATTACGTCCTGAAGGTCGCTCTGGGGCAGTGGTGCGCACCCTGGAATCCTACGATCAGTATTACCAGCGCTGGGGTGAAATATGGGAGATACAAGCCTTATTGCGTGCGACATGGATCGCAGGGGATAAAGAATTAGGACAACGGTTTTTGCACATGATTGACAAATATCGTTATCCCGAACAAGGCGCTACCGAAAAAGTTATTCGTGAGGTGCGTCGTATGAAAGCGCGAGTGGATAATGAGCGCTTGCCGCGCGGGGCAGATCGTAATACGCATACAAAACTAGGGCGTGGAGCACTGACCGATATTGAATGGACAGTGCAATTGCTGACATTGATGCATGCACATCAATATGAACAACTGCATAATACCTCTACCCTTGAAGTCCTAGACGTTATTAAAGAAAAAGAAATCATTTCTGCGCAGCAGGTGGATATTCTCAAACAGGCATGGTTGACTGCAACAAAAGCTCGAAATGCCATTGTTCTTGTTCGCGGAAAACGAACAGATCAAATACCAAAACCAGGAGCGCAGCTTGTTGCTGTTGCCGGTGCAGCCGGATGGGACCCACATAATTCTCAAGAATTTGTTGAGAATTATCTCAAAGTGACTAGGCGCGCGCGGCAAGTAGTCGACCAAGTCTTTTGGGGAGAGATGATAAGCGAGCATGAATGA
- a CDS encoding galactokinase family protein — protein sequence MTVWQVVEFDLTDYAVRVHREKFGQPTAAATAPASYSLMGEHTDHYGGMVLTGLSHLRLAVAISPRKDTSINVHEVFVDPQTQTPHTQQWHSNLSNITQISAAQADKNTADRLCGVIFTMTQRQLLSRDTTGFDITILGTIPHDEGLGYRAAVDVATALAVARNIEDTDSAPTKAKIADVCFQAANTYSEVPASRSRYSTIMRGHGSAINVINYADGSITQASHPVGAATQTAGFFLVPRTKDTAALCEQAVAQRNAFIEQATRAFGAETLFLLPEAPSRVIDWLRAVHEVNGHDGMPSIADASNWLSFLHQETQDVIQAAQAIRSRRHTELFPLLERSQFNTQQLYGLTNIDTALHAFARQHNALSARSLSAGVSGAILAIVSENNAEEFLDACDAKDAIIIPLSAGEAASIHFKE from the coding sequence ATGACAGTGTGGCAGGTCGTCGAGTTTGATCTCACCGATTATGCAGTACGTGTTCATCGAGAAAAATTTGGGCAGCCAACAGCTGCTGCTACTGCCCCTGCTTCTTATTCCCTCATGGGCGAACACACTGATCATTATGGCGGCATGGTGCTCACAGGCCTATCGCACCTTAGGCTTGCCGTCGCAATTTCGCCGCGCAAAGACACAAGTATCAACGTGCATGAGGTCTTTGTGGATCCTCAGACTCAAACTCCACATACACAGCAATGGCACAGCAATTTATCAAACATTACTCAGATCAGTGCTGCGCAAGCTGATAAAAATACTGCTGACCGCCTCTGCGGCGTAATTTTTACCATGACTCAGCGCCAATTACTTTCCCGGGACACCACCGGGTTCGACATCACAATCCTCGGCACCATTCCTCACGACGAAGGCCTAGGGTATCGTGCCGCCGTCGATGTAGCAACGGCACTGGCAGTTGCTCGCAATATCGAAGACACTGATTCCGCCCCAACCAAAGCAAAAATTGCTGACGTATGTTTTCAAGCAGCAAACACCTATAGCGAAGTACCTGCGTCCCGATCCAGGTATAGCACCATCATGCGTGGTCATGGCAGTGCAATCAATGTCATCAACTATGCCGATGGCTCCATCACCCAAGCATCTCACCCCGTTGGAGCTGCAACTCAAACAGCGGGATTCTTTCTTGTTCCACGCACCAAAGATACGGCTGCTCTTTGTGAGCAAGCAGTAGCGCAACGCAATGCTTTCATCGAGCAGGCAACCCGCGCGTTTGGTGCAGAAACTTTGTTTTTGCTCCCTGAGGCGCCGTCGCGAGTAATTGATTGGCTGCGTGCGGTTCATGAGGTCAATGGTCATGACGGTATGCCAAGCATTGCAGACGCAAGTAATTGGTTGTCGTTTCTTCATCAAGAAACTCAAGACGTCATCCAGGCAGCGCAAGCAATTCGCTCCCGACGACACACTGAGCTTTTCCCACTGCTAGAACGTTCACAATTCAATACTCAACAACTCTATGGTCTTACCAATATCGACACTGCTCTTCATGCTTTTGCTCGCCAACACAATGCACTGAGCGCACGTAGTCTTAGTGCCGGTGTCTCTGGTGCGATTTTGGCAATTGTTTCAGAGAATAACGCTGAGGAATTTCTGGATGCGTGTGATGCGAAAGACGCAATCATCATTCCGTTAAGTGCTGGTGAGGCAGCAAGCATTCATTTTAAGGAATAA
- the galE gene encoding UDP-glucose 4-epimerase GalE, whose amino-acid sequence MKVLITGGAGYIGSTIAACCVDNGITPIILDDLSKGLRTFAQPYAFYEGDIADTKLLTTITTEHDIDAVIHCAAKIVVPESVEQPLDYYHNNVGKSITLIRTLSELGIKRFILSSTASMYEAGEDHLVDEHSVVAPHSPYSASKWMLERILSDFAHTGKLDVISLRYFNPIGADPHMRSGLQDPHPTHALGKMIEAHNERRAFTVTGVDWDTRDGSALRDYVHVWDLARAHIATLERFDQVISAAAQPGYEVINLGTGTGTTVYELAAAFQEATGTALEIVTAAPRLGDVIGCATKSNKAAELLGWQAELSIAQGVLHSIEWGKKLPAILEKENTLMAD is encoded by the coding sequence ATGAAAGTGCTTATTACGGGGGGGGCGGGGTACATCGGCTCCACCATCGCCGCCTGTTGCGTAGACAATGGCATAACCCCCATCATTCTTGATGACCTGAGCAAAGGACTACGTACCTTCGCCCAACCATATGCTTTCTATGAAGGCGACATTGCCGATACTAAGCTCCTCACAACAATCACCACCGAGCATGATATTGACGCAGTTATTCATTGCGCTGCCAAAATTGTTGTTCCAGAATCTGTCGAACAGCCCCTTGATTACTATCACAACAATGTCGGCAAATCTATTACGCTTATTCGCACTCTTTCTGAACTTGGTATTAAGCGGTTTATTCTTAGCTCTACTGCGTCCATGTATGAAGCAGGTGAGGATCATCTTGTCGACGAGCACTCTGTAGTTGCACCACACAGCCCTTATTCTGCCTCAAAATGGATGCTAGAGAGAATACTGTCTGACTTCGCACACACTGGAAAATTAGATGTTATTTCTTTGCGGTATTTCAATCCCATTGGTGCTGATCCACATATGCGTAGTGGACTGCAAGATCCGCATCCGACGCATGCACTGGGGAAGATGATTGAGGCACATAACGAACGACGTGCCTTTACTGTCACTGGAGTGGATTGGGATACTCGTGATGGTTCAGCTTTGCGCGATTATGTGCACGTGTGGGATTTAGCTCGCGCTCATATTGCTACTCTTGAGCGCTTTGACCAGGTTATCTCTGCCGCTGCACAACCTGGTTATGAGGTTATCAATCTTGGCACCGGCACTGGAACCACAGTGTATGAACTTGCCGCTGCTTTCCAAGAAGCAACAGGTACCGCACTCGAAATTGTCACTGCTGCGCCACGACTAGGCGATGTCATCGGCTGTGCCACGAAGAGCAATAAAGCAGCCGAACTATTGGGGTGGCAGGCTGAACTCAGCATTGCTCAGGGAGTGTTGCATTCTATCGAGTGGGGCAAAAAACTACCGGCAATCCTCGAAAAGGAAAACACACTAATGGCAGATTAA
- a CDS encoding DUF2786 domain-containing protein, which translates to MLAIMLSNQDAQALSKAWRRYQALLKKAHASTNEHEKRCYQSKAHALLQQHHLFSSHLVSVSFALRPLRKAGQYQLIQAICQFHGLNAIMDKSIDAVVVSGNRSHLARSWETITFIVNQLHTLAHTAHTTSTFTHHELRTFINNYYQAFIRTFRTHYALHTGLMRTNHDLNFYTQSNNVIALHQHHHYLRNRSAVNSPNTNIHSIQSHEAERIKLLSTNPRIAGMTYGCKDGLSTLKSAYSQ; encoded by the coding sequence ATGCTGGCAATAATGTTGAGTAATCAGGATGCGCAAGCACTGAGTAAGGCATGGCGTCGTTATCAGGCGTTACTGAAAAAAGCTCATGCGAGCACCAATGAACATGAAAAGCGCTGCTACCAGAGCAAAGCTCATGCGTTGCTACAGCAGCATCATCTTTTTAGCTCTCATTTGGTATCGGTATCTTTTGCACTACGTCCACTACGCAAAGCAGGGCAATACCAGCTCATCCAAGCAATCTGCCAGTTTCATGGGCTCAACGCCATCATGGATAAATCCATAGATGCTGTTGTGGTCAGCGGTAATAGATCTCATCTGGCACGCTCATGGGAAACCATTACGTTTATCGTCAATCAACTACACACTTTGGCGCATACTGCACACACCACAAGCACATTTACCCACCATGAATTACGTACTTTTATCAATAATTACTATCAAGCGTTTATTCGCACATTTCGCACTCATTATGCACTGCACACAGGACTGATGCGCACAAACCACGACTTAAATTTTTACACTCAGAGCAATAATGTAATTGCACTTCATCAACATCATCATTACCTACGCAACAGATCTGCCGTCAATTCCCCCAACACCAATATCCACTCCATACAATCTCATGAAGCAGAAAGAATAAAACTTTTAAGCACTAATCCGCGTATTGCCGGAATGACGTACGGCTGCAAGGATGGCTTGAGCACATTAAAGAGTGCTTATTCACAGTGA
- the glnA gene encoding type I glutamate--ammonia ligase: MESQMEYVLRTVEERDIKFVRLWFTDIMGSLKSVSVAPAELESAFEEGIGFDGSAIEGFSRISEADTIARPDPSTFQLLPFDDDDSPLKTARMFCDIMNPDGNPSYSDPRQVLRKQVESAADDGFSCMVSPEVEFYLVRSLKTEGQPPIPTDNGGYFDQASHNDAPQFRRQAMIALEEMGIPVEFSHHETAPGQQEIDLRHADALTMADNIMTFRYVMKQVALLNGVSATFMPKPFTEHAGSAMHTHMSLFEGDMNAFHDPDEEYSLSTTAKQFIAGILTHASEFSAITNQWTNSYKRILFGNEAPTAANWGVSNRSALVRVPTYRITKAESRRIEVRSPDSACNPYLALAVLLGAGLKGIREGYELGDAAEEDVSLLSRRERRALGYVDLPSSLDQALREMEKSEFAAEVLGEHVFEFFLRNKWREWHDYQRQITPWELMHNLEY; encoded by the coding sequence ATGGAATCACAAATGGAATATGTGCTGCGCACCGTCGAAGAGCGTGACATCAAGTTCGTTCGCCTATGGTTTACCGACATTATGGGATCGCTTAAGTCTGTATCAGTGGCTCCGGCAGAATTAGAGTCTGCTTTTGAGGAAGGCATTGGTTTTGATGGTTCAGCCATTGAAGGATTTTCCCGAATATCTGAGGCGGATACCATTGCTCGTCCAGACCCCTCAACATTTCAGTTATTGCCTTTCGACGATGATGACTCGCCCTTAAAAACTGCACGGATGTTCTGTGACATTATGAATCCAGATGGCAATCCGTCTTATTCTGATCCACGTCAAGTCTTGCGTAAGCAAGTAGAAAGTGCTGCTGACGACGGTTTCTCATGTATGGTATCGCCTGAGGTTGAGTTTTATCTTGTCCGTTCCTTAAAAACTGAAGGCCAGCCACCTATTCCTACGGACAATGGCGGGTATTTTGATCAGGCTAGTCATAATGATGCCCCGCAATTTCGTCGTCAAGCGATGATTGCATTAGAGGAAATGGGGATTCCAGTAGAGTTTTCTCATCATGAGACTGCACCGGGGCAGCAAGAAATAGATTTACGTCATGCTGATGCTCTCACAATGGCAGATAACATTATGACTTTCCGCTATGTGATGAAGCAGGTCGCATTACTCAACGGGGTAAGTGCTACTTTTATGCCTAAACCTTTTACTGAGCACGCAGGTTCTGCAATGCACACGCATATGTCTCTTTTTGAGGGAGATATGAACGCCTTTCATGATCCTGATGAGGAGTACAGCCTTTCTACCACAGCAAAGCAGTTCATTGCTGGTATTCTCACGCACGCAAGTGAGTTTTCTGCCATCACTAACCAATGGACTAATTCCTATAAGAGGATTCTATTTGGTAATGAAGCACCTACTGCTGCCAATTGGGGCGTATCTAATCGTTCTGCTCTTGTTCGCGTCCCCACATATCGAATAACCAAAGCAGAGTCACGTCGGATTGAAGTGCGTTCTCCTGATTCAGCGTGCAATCCTTATTTGGCACTTGCTGTTTTGCTTGGCGCGGGTCTGAAAGGTATTCGCGAGGGGTATGAGCTTGGCGACGCAGCTGAAGAAGACGTTAGTTTACTCAGTAGACGAGAGCGTCGTGCATTAGGTTATGTAGATTTGCCGTCTAGTCTCGATCAAGCACTACGCGAAATGGAAAAATCTGAATTTGCCGCAGAAGTTCTTGGTGAACACGTATTTGAGTTCTTCCTTAGGAATAAATGGCGGGAATGGCACGACTATCAGCGCCAAATTACTCCCTGGGAATTGATGCATAACTTGGAGTATTAA
- a CDS encoding CYTH and CHAD domain-containing protein gives MIMSIKEQLEVETKFSVAADTALPHLGAIEYITQVSEPEILELSATYFDTADLRLSKEKITLRRRSGGHDAGWHIKIPSSHGRIELHHEFSDEPPQSLLHFVRAIIRDEELIAIAEVNNERHQSMLQHGDHVVAEFCDDHVTATSFLPGGKRTQWREWEMELTTQAQELALSDALLHSAHTILTKAGAQLSHSPSKLLMALGDSIHNVSDSSRQLILSADHPAYSVLSALQASRDELIRWDPQVRRNTDDSVHQMRVASRQLRSLLQSFDGIIDRTHYSHVEDALKQLAHILGKARDAEVVAERFDWLLAQPEHRNISEEVGASIRSSIAARYHRAHQHILKALDSTAYITMLNQLDELIAQPVLAPASGASTSEELNAGQTLARQLEKSFAALKKRHKFAIRGWQDRGITVAEQENRVHDVRKAAKKLRYCSEAVTRSGHVNTKNLTRACKHLQKVLGDYQDALTSRDTIRTLAEQAYRNGQNTFEYGILYSSEEHSAQQALGQYDEAFVLVEKAYRQVSKVNKEQRTSKKKK, from the coding sequence ATGATTATGAGCATTAAAGAGCAACTCGAAGTAGAGACAAAGTTCTCCGTTGCAGCAGATACAGCCTTACCTCACCTTGGCGCGATTGAATATATTACGCAGGTAAGTGAACCAGAAATTTTGGAGTTATCTGCCACATATTTTGATACTGCTGATTTGCGATTGAGTAAAGAAAAAATCACATTGCGCAGACGTAGTGGTGGTCATGATGCTGGTTGGCATATCAAGATACCAAGTTCTCATGGTCGTATTGAATTACATCATGAGTTCAGTGATGAGCCGCCACAGTCACTCTTACACTTTGTTCGTGCCATTATTCGTGATGAAGAACTGATTGCTATTGCTGAGGTCAATAATGAACGTCACCAAAGTATGTTGCAGCATGGAGATCACGTCGTAGCCGAATTTTGTGACGATCATGTCACCGCTACCTCTTTCTTGCCTGGTGGCAAGCGCACTCAATGGCGCGAGTGGGAAATGGAATTAACCACCCAAGCGCAAGAATTAGCTCTATCTGATGCGTTATTGCACTCAGCTCACACAATCCTGACAAAAGCAGGGGCACAATTATCCCATAGCCCATCGAAGTTGCTCATGGCATTAGGCGATTCCATTCACAATGTTTCTGATTCCTCCCGGCAGCTTATTCTTTCAGCAGATCACCCCGCATATAGTGTGCTGAGTGCATTGCAGGCTAGTCGAGATGAGCTGATTCGCTGGGATCCACAAGTTCGTAGGAACACAGATGATTCTGTCCATCAGATGCGTGTTGCTAGTCGTCAGTTGCGTAGTCTTTTGCAATCTTTCGACGGCATTATTGATAGGACGCACTATAGTCATGTGGAAGATGCCCTCAAACAATTGGCGCATATTCTGGGCAAAGCGCGCGACGCGGAGGTCGTGGCCGAACGCTTTGATTGGCTTCTTGCGCAACCTGAACACCGCAATATCAGTGAGGAAGTAGGCGCTTCTATTCGCTCTAGTATTGCTGCACGTTATCACCGTGCGCACCAACATATTCTCAAGGCTCTCGATTCCACAGCATATATCACTATGCTTAATCAACTCGATGAGCTTATTGCTCAACCAGTTCTCGCTCCTGCTTCCGGTGCTTCTACTTCAGAGGAACTCAACGCAGGGCAAACATTGGCGCGGCAGTTAGAAAAAAGTTTCGCGGCGCTGAAAAAGCGTCATAAATTTGCTATTCGTGGTTGGCAAGATCGCGGGATAACTGTAGCAGAACAAGAAAATCGCGTGCATGATGTGCGTAAAGCAGCAAAGAAATTGCGGTATTGCTCTGAAGCAGTCACGCGTTCTGGTCATGTAAATACTAAAAATCTCACCCGCGCTTGTAAGCATCTGCAAAAGGTACTTGGTGATTATCAAGATGCGCTTACCTCGCGTGATACTATTCGCACTCTTGCTGAACAGGCTTATCGTAATGGTCAGAATACTTTTGAGTATGGGATTCTCTACAGCAGTGAAGAACATAGTGCTCAGCAAGCTCTCGGGCAATATGATGAGGCCTTTGTGTTAGTAGAAAAAGCCTATCGTCAGGTGAGCAAAGTGAACAAGGAGCAGCGTACTTCTAAGAAGAAAAAGTAG
- the thrC gene encoding threonine synthase yields the protein MYYISTRDQSRTPASFSDILLRGLAPDGGLYLPSSYPQLDDDTLNSFRTILQEQGYAALAAKVLALFIDENDIPAQDLAAMTARAYTTPKFSAAEIVPVTELEPGMYIAHVSEGPTAAFKDMAMQLLGELFEYELARRGQSLNILGATSGDTGSSAEYAMRGRRGIKIFMLTPAGRMTPFQQAQMFGLHDPNIFNIALDGVFDDCQDVVKSVSADAQFKQRYHIGAVNSINWARLMAQIVYYISSYLHVTKSNDQKVSFSVPTGNFGDICAGHIAKQMGLNIDKLIVATNENDVLDEFFRTGEYRVRSSADTYETSSPSMDISRASNFERFIFDLLGRDAQRVAELFGTQVAQGGFSLGADPAFAQAADKYGFRSGKSTHSDRVATIRDCYERLGVLIDPHTADGVKVARQWREEIDSPIVCLETALPVKFSDIIVEATGTQPPVSERFAAIMDVEHRVIALPNDVAAVKQLIEENA from the coding sequence GTGTATTACATTTCAACCCGTGATCAGTCCCGCACTCCTGCTTCCTTTAGCGATATTCTGCTGCGCGGTCTAGCCCCCGATGGCGGTCTTTATCTTCCTAGCAGCTATCCACAGCTTGACGACGACACCCTCAACTCTTTCCGCACGATTCTTCAAGAGCAAGGCTATGCGGCGTTAGCGGCAAAAGTGCTTGCGCTTTTCATCGACGAAAACGATATCCCTGCCCAGGATCTTGCTGCTATGACAGCGCGTGCCTACACCACGCCAAAGTTTAGCGCTGCTGAGATTGTTCCGGTCACTGAGTTGGAACCAGGAATGTACATTGCCCATGTATCCGAAGGCCCAACAGCGGCGTTTAAGGATATGGCTATGCAGCTTTTAGGTGAGCTATTTGAGTATGAACTTGCTAGGCGCGGTCAGAGTCTCAACATCCTCGGTGCGACCTCTGGCGATACGGGTTCTTCTGCTGAGTATGCTATGCGTGGGCGTCGGGGGATTAAAATTTTTATGCTCACTCCTGCAGGTCGTATGACTCCTTTCCAGCAGGCGCAGATGTTTGGGCTTCATGATCCTAATATCTTCAATATCGCTCTCGACGGAGTTTTTGATGACTGTCAAGATGTTGTCAAAAGTGTTTCTGCTGATGCGCAATTTAAGCAGCGGTATCATATTGGGGCTGTTAATTCTATTAACTGGGCGCGTCTTATGGCGCAGATTGTGTATTACATCTCTTCGTATTTGCACGTTACCAAGTCCAATGATCAAAAAGTAAGTTTTAGCGTTCCCACTGGAAACTTTGGTGATATTTGTGCTGGCCATATCGCTAAGCAGATGGGGCTGAATATAGATAAACTGATTGTCGCCACTAACGAAAACGATGTGCTCGATGAGTTTTTCCGCACAGGGGAGTATCGAGTGCGTAGCAGTGCTGATACTTACGAGACGTCTTCGCCGTCGATGGATATTTCCCGCGCGTCGAACTTTGAGCGCTTTATTTTTGATTTGCTGGGGCGCGATGCTCAGCGCGTCGCAGAGCTTTTTGGCACTCAGGTAGCACAAGGTGGTTTTTCACTCGGTGCAGATCCTGCTTTTGCTCAAGCGGCTGATAAGTATGGGTTCCGTTCGGGCAAGTCCACGCATTCGGATCGCGTGGCGACAATTCGTGATTGTTATGAGCGTCTTGGTGTGCTTATTGATCCGCATACTGCCGACGGTGTGAAAGTGGCTCGTCAGTGGCGTGAGGAAATTGATAGTCCGATTGTGTGCTTGGAGACGGCGTTGCCGGTGAAGTTTAGTGACATCATCGTGGAGGCAACGGGAACGCAACCGCCGGTATCGGAGCGTTTTGCTGCAATTATGGATGTAGAACATCGTGTGATTGCTCTGCCTAATGATGTGGCTGCGGTGAAACAGCTTATCGAAGAAAATGCCTAG